In Zonotrichia albicollis isolate bZonAlb1 chromosome 11, bZonAlb1.hap1, whole genome shotgun sequence, a single genomic region encodes these proteins:
- the LOC141730608 gene encoding LOW QUALITY PROTEIN: uncharacterized protein LOC141730608 (The sequence of the model RefSeq protein was modified relative to this genomic sequence to represent the inferred CDS: inserted 3 bases in 2 codons) produces MQDEEGPTLSHEGGQNFSQSSELVVHEQLHDQKKPYKCSECEKSFRQSSTLMCHQMIHTGEWPYECGECGKGFSCNSALITHQRIHTGEKPYECAQCQKRFRTSSSLLQHQQIHTDERLFRCPECGKGFKRSYTLVSHRRIHTGERPYECSECENRFHTSSDLLLHERIHTDERPFFCPSCGKGFKRNSHLIRHKRTHTGERPYKCGECGMNFSQNSNLISHQKTHTRERPYECGECGKSFSLKSLLSCHQRIHTGERPYKCGECGMTFSRRPQLIIHQMTHTGEKPYKCPECQKKFHTSSYLVQHQRIQRXERPFRCPDCGKGFKHNSTLITHRRIHXGERPYECPQCEKSFTSSSHLTRHQRSHQ; encoded by the exons ATGCAAGac GAGGAAGGACCCACCCTGAGCCATGAAGGTGGACAGaacttcagccagagctcagagctggtggtccatgagcagcttcatgatcaGAAGAAGCCCTACAAGTGCTCAGAGTgtgagaagagcttcaggcagagcagcaccctgatgtgccaccagatgatccacactggggaatggccctacgagtgtggggagtgtgggaagggcttcagctgcaactccgccctcatcacccaccaacgcatccacactggggagaagccctacgagtgtgcccagtgtcagaagaggtttcggaccagctccagtctcctccaGCATCAGCAGATTCACACCGATGAGAGGctcttccgctgccctgagtgtggaaAAGGCTTCAAGCGCAGCTACACCCTTGTCagccaccggcgcatccacactggggagaggccctacgagtgttcTGAGTGTGAGAACAGGTTTCACACCAGCTCTGATCTTCtcctgcatgagcggattcacacgGATGAGAGACCCTTCTTCTGCCCTagctgcgggaagggcttcaagcgcaactcccacctcatcaggcacaagcggacccacactggggagaggccctacaagtgtggggaatgtgggatgaACTTTAGCCAGAACTCTAACCTGATCTCCCACCAGAAGACCCACACCAGAGAACGGCCCTATgaatgtggggaatgtgggaagagcttcagtcTTAAGTCTCTCTTGAGCTgccaccagaggatccacactggggaaaggccATACaaatgtggggaatgtgggatgaCCTTTAGTAGGAGGCCCCAACTGATCATCCACCAAatgacccacactggggagaagccctacaagtgCCCTGAGTGTCAGAAGAAGTTTCACACCAGTTCTTATCTCGTCCAGCACCAGCGGATTCAGA ttgagaggcccttccgctgccctgactgcgggaagggcttcaagcacaactccaccctgatcacccaccggcgcatcca tggggagaggccctacgagtgtccccagtgtgagaagagcttcaccagcagctctcacttgaccagacaccaacggaGTCACCAGTAA